From a single Nicotiana tomentosiformis chromosome 2, ASM39032v3, whole genome shotgun sequence genomic region:
- the LOC104111734 gene encoding L-ascorbate oxidase homolog, with protein sequence MGKLVLLHLLCGILVFWSVSVVNAEDDYKYFTWTATYGMASPLGVPQQVILINGQFPGPRLDLVTNNNVILNLINKLDEPLLLTWNGIKQRKNSWQDGVLGTNCPIPPNSNYTYKFQAKDQIGSYTYFPSTQLHRAVGGFGALNVYARSVIPVPYANPDGDFSLLIGDWYKTSHKALQQILDSGKSLPFPDSLLINGQKQSTFNGDQGKTYMFRISNVGLKNTINFRIQGHKMKLVEVEGSHVIQNLYDSFDVHVGQSLSILVTLDQSPKDYYIVASTRFTTTVLTTTAVLHYTNSQTPTSGPLPAGPADQFQWSLMQARTFRWNLTSNAARPNPQGSFHYGKITPSRTIVLANSAPLISGKQRYAVNSVSYVNADTPLKLADHFNIPGVFSLNSIQTVPNAASPSLATSVLPASLHEFLEIVFQNNEDTMQSWHLDGYDFWVIGFGSGTWSQDSRKEYNLVDALTRHTTQVYPKSWTAIYVSLDNQGMWNLRSSMWDRQYLGQQVYLRVYNPTPSLANEYDIPTNALLCGKAAGRHP encoded by the exons ATGGGGAAATTGGTTTTGCTTCATCTGCTTTGTGGAATCTTGGTTTTTTGGAGTGTCTCTGTGGTAAATGCAGAGGATGATTATAAATACTTCACATGGACTGCCACTTATGGAATGGCTTCTCCACTTGGTGTTCCCCAGCAG GTGATCCTTATTAATGGTCAATTCCCTGGTCCTAGGCTTGATCTTGTCACTAATAACAATGTTATCCTCAACTTGATTAATAAGTTGGACGAGCCCCTTCTCTTGACATG GAACGGAATTAAGCAGAGAAAGAACTCTTGGCAAGATGGAGTTTTGGGAACTAATTGCCCTATTCCTCCAAACTCAAATTACACTTACAAGTTCCAAGCTAAAGACCAGATTGGAAGCTATACTTATTTCCCTTCAACTCAATTACACAGAGCTGTGGGAGGCTTTGGGGCGCTTAATGTTTATGCAAGATCTGTAATCCCTGTTCCATATGCAAATCCTGATGGAGATTTCAGTTTACTTATTGGTGATTGGTACAAGACCAGTCATAAG GCATTGCAGCAGATATTGGATTCGGGGAAGTCTCTTCCTTTCCCAGATAGTCTCCTTATAAATGGACAGAAGCAGTCAACTTTCAATGGCGATCAAG GAAAAACATACATGTTCAGGATTTCAAATGTGGGTTTGAAAAATACCATTAACTTCAGAATACAGGGCCACAAGATGAAGCTGGTCGAGGTTGAAGGATCCCATGTTATCCAAAATTTATACGATTCTTTTGATGTCCATGTTGGTCAATCTTTATCCATCCTTGTCACATTGGATCAATCTCCGAAGGACTACTACATTGTTGCATCTACAAGGTTCACCACGACCGTTCTTACTACCACTGCGGTGCTCCACTACACAAACTCTCAAACACCCACATCTGGACCTTTGCCAGCTGGTCCAGCTGATCAATTTCAGTGGTCTCTGATGCAAGCCAGAACATTCAG GTGGAATCTGACATCAAATGCAGCTAGGCCAAATCCTCAGGGTTCATTCCATTACGGGAAAATTACACCTTCGAGGACTATTGTCCTTGCCAATTCTGCACCACTTATCAGTGGGAAGCAGAGATATGCCGTCAACAGCGTCTCTTATGTTAATGCGGACACCCCTCTGAAGCTTGCAGATCACTTCAACATCCCTGGTGTTTTCAGTTTGAATTCCATTCAAACTGTTCCAAATGCTGCTTCTCCATCCCTTGCTACATCTGTGTTGCCAGCTTCTCTCCATGAGTTCCTCGAAATTGTTTTCCAAAACAATGAGGACACCATGCAGTCGTGGCATCTTGACGGTTATGATTTCTGGGTCATAGG TTTCGGATCGGGTACGTGGTCACAAGATAGTAGAAAAGAGTATAATCTTGTTGATGCTCTTACTAGACATACTACACAG GTTTATCCTAAATCTTGGACTGCCATATATGTTTCTTTGGACAACCAAGGTATGTGGAATTTGAGGTCTTCAATGTGGGATAGGCAATATCTTGGACAGCAAGTTTACCTAAGGGTCTATAATCCAACGCCCAGTTTAGCAAACGAATATGACATACCTACCAATGCTCTTCTCTGTGGCAAAGCTGCTGGTCGACATCCTTAA